The Rhinopithecus roxellana isolate Shanxi Qingling chromosome 13, ASM756505v1, whole genome shotgun sequence genome contains a region encoding:
- the CLDN5 gene encoding claudin-5 yields MGSAALEILGLVLCLVGWGGLILACGLPMWQVTAFLDHNIVTAQTTWKGLWMSCVVQSTGHMQCKVYDSVLALSTEVQAARALTVGAVLLAFVALFVTLAGAQCTTCVAPGPAKARVALTGGVLYLLCGLLALVPLCWFANIVVREFYDPSVPVSQKYELGAALYIGWAATALLMVGGGLLCCGAWVCTSRPDLSFPVKYSAPRRPTATGDYDKKNYV; encoded by the coding sequence ATGGGGTCCGCAGCATTGGAGATCCTGGGCCTGGTGCTGTGCCTGGTGGGCTGGGGGGGTCTGATCCTGGCTTGCGGGCTGCCCATGTGGCAGGTGACTGCCTTCCTGGACCACAACATCGTGACGGCGCAGACCACCTGGAAGGGGCTGTGGATGTCGTGCGTGGTGCAGAGCACAGGGCACATGCAGTGCAAGGTGTACGACTCGGTGCTGGCTCTGAGCACCGAGGTGCAGGCGGCGCGGGCGCTCACCGTGGGAGCCGTGCTGTTGGCATTCGTTGCGCTCTTCGTGACCCTCGCGGGAGCGCAGTGCACCACCTGCGTGGCCCCGGGCCCGGCCAAGGCGCGCGTGGCCCTCACGGGAGGGGTGCTTTACCTGCTTTGCGGGCTGCTTGCGCTCGTGCCACTCTGCTGGTTCGCCAACATTGTCGTCCGCGAGTTCTACGATCCGTCTGTGCCCGTGTCGCAGAAGTACGAGCTGGGCGCAGCGCTGTATATCGGTTGGGCGGCCACCGCGCTGCTCATGGTAGGCGGCGGCCTCTTGTGCTGCGGCGCCTGGGTCTGCACCAGCCGTCCCGACCTCAGCTTCCCCGTGAAGTATTCGGCGCCGCGGCGGCCCACGGCCACCGGCGACTACGACAAGAAGAACTACGTCTGA